The Balearica regulorum gibbericeps isolate bBalReg1 chromosome 22, bBalReg1.pri, whole genome shotgun sequence genome includes a region encoding these proteins:
- the MAP3K6 gene encoding mitogen-activated protein kinase kinase kinase 6 isoform X5: MEVPGTPPVAGSCWQDPLAVAGTTGRPVCRTRGRASGRRALSVVCVLGREPAACPALRSLRDACRDLRARLHTLPFGTLALGDTATLDRFYNADVAVVELSDSVCQPSLFYHLGVRESFNMSHNVLLCCQADLPPLQALQEDICQKNSGLCSSYTFIPYAVTPQNKVVCCSTGAMKCLTELFQPSFETDTFFTPLAARLVQLLEGIPTDSCGYFQETIRRDIRRARETYRGEQLSRELTRIQQRLDRVELLSLDIVVNLLLSYRDVQDYDAIVSLVETLQALPTCAVAEQHNVRFHYAFALSRRNRAGDREKALSVLLPVVERGERAAPDLLCLCGRIYKDMFIGSGLTDTQTRDQAFYWYSKAFEMEPSLHAGINAAVLLVAAGHQFETSVQLQQIGVKLSCLQGRKGSPGELRYYWDVGFCLGAGILANDLSKVIQASEKLYKLNAPGWYLVSVMETFLLYKHFQRSPQVPSAQQELADFWLGFLLKACQPFIAASRCPVLVLELNKVLQPAWLALPGGTEEHALSLALVCPTEEKAALSWTFAAAAIRGVSICKCDERGCFLYVMHAEEDFQLYFPSQQHCRWFCDQIQSLMAEQVASGEEVPSPTQPILEYSYEYSETGERVVLGRGTYGVVYAGRCLSNQVRIAIKEIPERDSRYSQPLHEEIALHKRLRHRNIVQYLGSISQGGFIKIFMEEVPGGSLSSLLRSKWGPLKDNEPTIIFYTRQILNGLSYLHDNHIVHRDIKGDNVLINTYSGVLKISDFGTSKRLAGISPSAETFTGTLQYMAPEIIDQGPWGYGKPADIWSLGCTIIEMATGKPPFYELGNPQAAMFKVGMFKMHPEVPESMSDKAKTFILRCFQADPATRATAAALLRDPFLAGTGRARSQPLPSVGGEPPRFGQQDEDVEGSDGSRGCSSARQNAPVRGTEGSPPVLCPPSEAASSHGRLGAAQDSAGSDRSLCSSSLEDSGDRFLLRKDSKRRATLHRVLTAEAPAIIAALEESQSTAGVRLGSEHLAQLLSCLRSYIQCPNQHRLRQDLLALQTQLRAEGLSLPHLQAPLFGFQAAVRRVLRRHHIKPHWMFALDDAVSQAVQAAFTLLTWHRRPAAWGATAPRTQVTRTPLRRRGRPSPGADPSGTAPIRDSAPVRGSAPAPRRTLCPSCRHPRRWWHSSATSAQRRAGCSRSWPRRSRSGSS, translated from the exons ATGGAGGTGCCGGGGACGCCGCCGGTTGccgggagctgctggcaggacccGCTGGCAGTGGCGGGCACGACGGGCCGGCCGGTGTGCAGGACGCGGGGACGGGCGAGCGGGCGACGGGCGCTGAGCGTCGTCTGTGTGCTGGGCCGGGAGCCGGCCGCCTGCCCCGCGTTGCGCAGCCTGCGCGATGCGTGCCGTGACCTGCGGGCACGCCTGCACACCCTGCCCTTTGGCACCCTGGCGCTGGGCGACACCGCCACGCTGGACCGCTTCTACAACGCAG ACGTGGCCGTGGTGGAGCTGAGCGATTCCGTCTGCCAGCCCTCCCTCTTCTACCACCTGGGCGTCCGCGAGAGCTTCAACATGTCCCACAAtgtcctgctgtgctgccaggcCGACCTGCCCCCCCTCCAGGCCCTGCAG gAGGACATCTGCCAGAAGAACTCG gGCCTCTGCAGCAGCTACACCTTCATCCCCTATGCGGTGACCCCCCAGAACAAGGTCGTCTGCTGCAGCACCGGGGCCATGAAGTGCCTGACGGAGCTTTTCCAGCCCAGCTTTGAGACGGACACCTTCTTCACCCCGCTGGCAGCCCGGCTCGTCCAACTGCTGGAGGGGATCCCCACTGACTCCTG tggGTATTTCCAGGAGACGATCCGGCGGGATATCCGGAGGGCACGGGAAACGTACCGAGGGGAGCAGCTGAGCCGGGAGCTGACCCGCATCCAGCAGCGCCTGGACAGAGTggagctgctcagcctggaCATCGTGGTGAACCTCCTCCTCTCCTACCGCGACGTGCAG GATTACGATGCCATCGTGTCACTGGTGGAGACCCTCCAGGCACTGCCGACCTGCGCCGTGGCCGAGCAGCACAACGTCCGCTTCCACTACGCCTTCGCCCTCAGCCG GCGTAACCGTGCCGGGGACCGGGAGAAGGCCCTGTCGGTGCTGCTGCCCGTGGTGGAGCGCGGGGAGAGGGCTGCGCCCGACCTCCTCTGCTTGTGCGGCCGCATCTACAAGGACATGTTCATCGGCTCTGGCCTCACCGACACCCAGACGAGGGACCAGGCTTTCTACTG GTACAGCAAAGCCTTCGAGATGGAGCCGAGCCTCCATGCGGGCATCAACGCTGCCGTGCTCCTCGTGGCCGCCGGGCACCAGTTCGAAACCTCCGTGCAGCTGCAGCAAATCG GGGTGaagctgagctgcctgcagggtcGCAAGGGCAGCCCGGGGGAGCTGCGCTACTACTGGGACGTGGGCTTTTGCCTCGGAGCCGGCATCTTGGCCAACGACCTCAGCAAAGTCATCCAAGCCTCTGAGAAGCTCTACAAGCTCAACGCGCCGGGCTG GTACCTGGTCTCGGTCATGGAGACCTTCCTGCTCTACAAACACTTCCAGAGGAGCCCACAggtcccctctgctcagcaagaGCTGGCTGATTTTTGGCTGGGCTTCCTCCTCAAGGCGTGCCAGCCCTTCATCGCCGCGTCGCGCTGCCCG GTCCTGGTCCTGGAGCTCAACAAGGTCCTGCAGCCAGCTTGGTTGGCACTGCCCGGTGGCACGGAGGAGCACGCCCTGAGTCTCGCCCTCGTCTGCCCCACGGAGGAG AAAGCGGCATTGAGCTGGACCTTCGCAGCCGCGGCCATCCGGGGCGTCAG CATCTGCAAGTGCGACGAACGGGGCTGCTTCCTCTACGTGATGCACGCGGAGGAGGATTTCCAGCTCTActtcccctcccagcagcactgccGCTG GTTCTGCGACCAGATCCAGTCCCTCATGGCCGAGCAGGTGGCGAGCGGCGAGGAGGTgcccagccccacgcagcccaTCCTGGAG TACAGCTACGAGTACTCGGAGACGGGTGAGCGGGTGGTCCTGGGTAGGGGGACGTACGGGGTCGTCTACGCCGGGCGCTGCCTCAGCAACCAAGTGCGCATCGCTATCAAGGAGATCCCGGAGCGAGACAGCCG GTACTCGCAGCCCTTGCACGAGGAGATCGCCTTGCACAAGCGCCTGCGGCACAGGAACATCGTGCAGTACCTGGGCTCCATCAGCCAGGGCGGCTTCATCAAGATCTTCATGGAGGAGGTGCCGGGAG GGAGCCTCTCGTCCCTGCTGCGCTCCAAGTGGGGACCCCTCAAGGACAACGAACCCACCATCATCTTCTACACCCGCCAGATCCTCAACGGGCTCAGCTACCTCCACGACAACCACATCGTGCACCGCGACATCAAG GGAGACAACGTCCTCATCAACACATACAGCGGGGTGCTGAAGATCTCCGACTTCGGTACCTCCAAGCGGCTGGCGGGCATCAGCCCCAGCGCTGAGACCTTCACGG GCACCCTGCAGTACATGGCCCCAGAAATCATTGACCAGGGGCCGTGGGGCTATGGGAAGCCAGCGGATATCTGGTCCTTGGGCTGCACCATCATCGAGATGGCCACGGGCAAGCCCCCCTTCTACGAGCTGGGCAACCCCCAGGCTGCGATGTTCAAG GTGGGCATGTTCAAGATGCACCCGGAGGTGCCCGAGTCCATGTCGGACAAGGCCAAGACGTTCATCCTGCGCTGCTTCCAGGCCGACCCGGCCACACGGGCGACGGCCGCCGCGCTGCTGCGGGACCCCTTCCTTGCCGGCACCGGGAGGGCCCggagccagcccctgccctcgGTGGGGG GCGAGCCCCCCCGCTTTGGGCAGCAGGATGAGGATGTGGAGGGCAGCGATGGGAGCAGGGGATGTTCCTCAGCCAGGCAGAACGCCCCGGTGAGGGGCACAGAGGGCAGCCCCCCGGTCCTGTGCCCCCCCAGCGAGGCAGCCTCCAGCCACGGCCGCTTGGG CGCTGCCCAGGACTCGGCCGGCTCCGACCGCAGCCTGTGCTCGTCCTCCCTGGAGGACAGCGGGGACAGGTTCCTCCTGCGGAAGGACAGCAAGCGCCGGGCCACGCTGCACCGCGTCCTCACCGCCGAGGCACCCGCCATCATCGCTGCCTTGGAGGAgagccag AGCACGGCAGGCGTGAGGTTGGGCTCGGAGCATCTCgctcagctgctgagctgcctgcgGAGCTACATCCAGTGCCCCAACCAGCACCGGCTGCGCCAGGACCTCCTGGCACTGCAGACCCAGCTGCGGGCGGAGGGGCTGAGCCTCCCCCACCTCCAGGCTCCTCTCTTCGGCTTCCAGGCAGCG GTGAGAAGGGTGCTGCGCCGGCATCACATCAAACCCCACTGGATGTTTGCGCTGGATGACGCTGTGAGCCAGGCGGTGCAGGCGGCTTTCACCTTACTG acCTGGCACCGAAGGCCGGCTGCCTGGGGGGCGACAGCACCAAGGACACAAGTGACGAGGACACCCCTACGCCGCCGAGGCCGTCCATCCCCAGGAGCCGACCCCAGCGGGACAGCACCAATTCGGGACTCGGCACCAGTTCGGGGCTCGGCACCAGCACCCAGGCGGACCCTCTGTCCTTCCTGCAGGCACCCTCGGCGCTGGTGGCACAGCTCTGCCACCTCCGCACAGAGACGAGCAG GCTGCTCCAGGAGCTGGCCCAGAAGGAGCAGGAGTGGCAGCAGCTGA
- the MAP3K6 gene encoding mitogen-activated protein kinase kinase kinase 6 isoform X6, with product MEVPGTPPVAGSCWQDPLAVAGTTGRPVCRTRGRASGRRALSVVCVLGREPAACPALRSLRDACRDLRARLHTLPFGTLALGDTATLDRFYNADVAVVELSDSVCQPSLFYHLGVRESFNMSHNVLLCCQADLPPLQALQEDICQKNSGLCSSYTFIPYAVTPQNKVVCCSTGAMKCLTELFQPSFETDTFFTPLAARLVQLLEGIPTDSCGYFQETIRRDIRRARETYRGEQLSRELTRIQQRLDRVELLSLDIVVNLLLSYRDVQDYDAIVSLVETLQALPTCAVAEQHNVRFHYAFALSRRNRAGDREKALSVLLPVVERGERAAPDLLCLCGRIYKDMFIGSGLTDTQTRDQAFYWYSKAFEMEPSLHAGINAAVLLVAAGHQFETSVQLQQIGVKLSCLQGRKGSPGELRYYWDVGFCLGAGILANDLSKVIQASEKLYKLNAPGWYLVSVMETFLLYKHFQRSPQVPSAQQELADFWLGFLLKACQPFIAASRCPVLVLELNKVLQPAWLALPGGTEEHALSLALVCPTEEKAALSWTFAAAAIRGVSICKCDERGCFLYVMHAEEDFQLYFPSQQHCRWFCDQIQSLMAEQVASGEEVPSPTQPILEYSYEYSETGERVVLGRGTYGVVYAGRCLSNQVRIAIKEIPERDSRYSQPLHEEIALHKRLRHRNIVQYLGSISQGGFIKIFMEEVPGGSLSSLLRSKWGPLKDNEPTIIFYTRQILNGLSYLHDNHIVHRDIKGDNVLINTYSGVLKISDFGTSKRLAGISPSAETFTGTLQYMAPEIIDQGPWGYGKPADIWSLGCTIIEMATGKPPFYELGNPQAAMFKVGMFKMHPEVPESMSDKAKTFILRCFQADPATRATAAALLRDPFLAGTGRARSQPLPSVGGEPPRFGQQDEDVEGSDGSRGCSSARQNAPVRGTEGSPPVLCPPSEAASSHGRLGAAQDSAGSDRSLCSSSLEDSGDRFLLRKDSKRRATLHRVLTAEAPAIIAALEESQSTAGVRLGSEHLAQLLSCLRSYIQCPNQHRLRQDLLALQTQLRAEGLSLPHLQAPLFGFQAAVRRVLRRHHIKPHWMFALDDAVSQAVQAAFTLLVRGTLGAGGTALPPPHRDEQAAPGAGPEGAGVAAADAVGASLRG from the exons ATGGAGGTGCCGGGGACGCCGCCGGTTGccgggagctgctggcaggacccGCTGGCAGTGGCGGGCACGACGGGCCGGCCGGTGTGCAGGACGCGGGGACGGGCGAGCGGGCGACGGGCGCTGAGCGTCGTCTGTGTGCTGGGCCGGGAGCCGGCCGCCTGCCCCGCGTTGCGCAGCCTGCGCGATGCGTGCCGTGACCTGCGGGCACGCCTGCACACCCTGCCCTTTGGCACCCTGGCGCTGGGCGACACCGCCACGCTGGACCGCTTCTACAACGCAG ACGTGGCCGTGGTGGAGCTGAGCGATTCCGTCTGCCAGCCCTCCCTCTTCTACCACCTGGGCGTCCGCGAGAGCTTCAACATGTCCCACAAtgtcctgctgtgctgccaggcCGACCTGCCCCCCCTCCAGGCCCTGCAG gAGGACATCTGCCAGAAGAACTCG gGCCTCTGCAGCAGCTACACCTTCATCCCCTATGCGGTGACCCCCCAGAACAAGGTCGTCTGCTGCAGCACCGGGGCCATGAAGTGCCTGACGGAGCTTTTCCAGCCCAGCTTTGAGACGGACACCTTCTTCACCCCGCTGGCAGCCCGGCTCGTCCAACTGCTGGAGGGGATCCCCACTGACTCCTG tggGTATTTCCAGGAGACGATCCGGCGGGATATCCGGAGGGCACGGGAAACGTACCGAGGGGAGCAGCTGAGCCGGGAGCTGACCCGCATCCAGCAGCGCCTGGACAGAGTggagctgctcagcctggaCATCGTGGTGAACCTCCTCCTCTCCTACCGCGACGTGCAG GATTACGATGCCATCGTGTCACTGGTGGAGACCCTCCAGGCACTGCCGACCTGCGCCGTGGCCGAGCAGCACAACGTCCGCTTCCACTACGCCTTCGCCCTCAGCCG GCGTAACCGTGCCGGGGACCGGGAGAAGGCCCTGTCGGTGCTGCTGCCCGTGGTGGAGCGCGGGGAGAGGGCTGCGCCCGACCTCCTCTGCTTGTGCGGCCGCATCTACAAGGACATGTTCATCGGCTCTGGCCTCACCGACACCCAGACGAGGGACCAGGCTTTCTACTG GTACAGCAAAGCCTTCGAGATGGAGCCGAGCCTCCATGCGGGCATCAACGCTGCCGTGCTCCTCGTGGCCGCCGGGCACCAGTTCGAAACCTCCGTGCAGCTGCAGCAAATCG GGGTGaagctgagctgcctgcagggtcGCAAGGGCAGCCCGGGGGAGCTGCGCTACTACTGGGACGTGGGCTTTTGCCTCGGAGCCGGCATCTTGGCCAACGACCTCAGCAAAGTCATCCAAGCCTCTGAGAAGCTCTACAAGCTCAACGCGCCGGGCTG GTACCTGGTCTCGGTCATGGAGACCTTCCTGCTCTACAAACACTTCCAGAGGAGCCCACAggtcccctctgctcagcaagaGCTGGCTGATTTTTGGCTGGGCTTCCTCCTCAAGGCGTGCCAGCCCTTCATCGCCGCGTCGCGCTGCCCG GTCCTGGTCCTGGAGCTCAACAAGGTCCTGCAGCCAGCTTGGTTGGCACTGCCCGGTGGCACGGAGGAGCACGCCCTGAGTCTCGCCCTCGTCTGCCCCACGGAGGAG AAAGCGGCATTGAGCTGGACCTTCGCAGCCGCGGCCATCCGGGGCGTCAG CATCTGCAAGTGCGACGAACGGGGCTGCTTCCTCTACGTGATGCACGCGGAGGAGGATTTCCAGCTCTActtcccctcccagcagcactgccGCTG GTTCTGCGACCAGATCCAGTCCCTCATGGCCGAGCAGGTGGCGAGCGGCGAGGAGGTgcccagccccacgcagcccaTCCTGGAG TACAGCTACGAGTACTCGGAGACGGGTGAGCGGGTGGTCCTGGGTAGGGGGACGTACGGGGTCGTCTACGCCGGGCGCTGCCTCAGCAACCAAGTGCGCATCGCTATCAAGGAGATCCCGGAGCGAGACAGCCG GTACTCGCAGCCCTTGCACGAGGAGATCGCCTTGCACAAGCGCCTGCGGCACAGGAACATCGTGCAGTACCTGGGCTCCATCAGCCAGGGCGGCTTCATCAAGATCTTCATGGAGGAGGTGCCGGGAG GGAGCCTCTCGTCCCTGCTGCGCTCCAAGTGGGGACCCCTCAAGGACAACGAACCCACCATCATCTTCTACACCCGCCAGATCCTCAACGGGCTCAGCTACCTCCACGACAACCACATCGTGCACCGCGACATCAAG GGAGACAACGTCCTCATCAACACATACAGCGGGGTGCTGAAGATCTCCGACTTCGGTACCTCCAAGCGGCTGGCGGGCATCAGCCCCAGCGCTGAGACCTTCACGG GCACCCTGCAGTACATGGCCCCAGAAATCATTGACCAGGGGCCGTGGGGCTATGGGAAGCCAGCGGATATCTGGTCCTTGGGCTGCACCATCATCGAGATGGCCACGGGCAAGCCCCCCTTCTACGAGCTGGGCAACCCCCAGGCTGCGATGTTCAAG GTGGGCATGTTCAAGATGCACCCGGAGGTGCCCGAGTCCATGTCGGACAAGGCCAAGACGTTCATCCTGCGCTGCTTCCAGGCCGACCCGGCCACACGGGCGACGGCCGCCGCGCTGCTGCGGGACCCCTTCCTTGCCGGCACCGGGAGGGCCCggagccagcccctgccctcgGTGGGGG GCGAGCCCCCCCGCTTTGGGCAGCAGGATGAGGATGTGGAGGGCAGCGATGGGAGCAGGGGATGTTCCTCAGCCAGGCAGAACGCCCCGGTGAGGGGCACAGAGGGCAGCCCCCCGGTCCTGTGCCCCCCCAGCGAGGCAGCCTCCAGCCACGGCCGCTTGGG CGCTGCCCAGGACTCGGCCGGCTCCGACCGCAGCCTGTGCTCGTCCTCCCTGGAGGACAGCGGGGACAGGTTCCTCCTGCGGAAGGACAGCAAGCGCCGGGCCACGCTGCACCGCGTCCTCACCGCCGAGGCACCCGCCATCATCGCTGCCTTGGAGGAgagccag AGCACGGCAGGCGTGAGGTTGGGCTCGGAGCATCTCgctcagctgctgagctgcctgcgGAGCTACATCCAGTGCCCCAACCAGCACCGGCTGCGCCAGGACCTCCTGGCACTGCAGACCCAGCTGCGGGCGGAGGGGCTGAGCCTCCCCCACCTCCAGGCTCCTCTCTTCGGCTTCCAGGCAGCG GTGAGAAGGGTGCTGCGCCGGCATCACATCAAACCCCACTGGATGTTTGCGCTGGATGACGCTGTGAGCCAGGCGGTGCAGGCGGCTTTCACCTTACTGGTGAGAG GCACCCTCGGCGCTGGTGGCACAGCTCTGCCACCTCCGCACAGAGACGAGCAG GCTGCTCCAGGAGCTGGCCCAGAAGGAGCAGGAGTGGCAGCAGCTGATGCAGTGGGTGCTTCGCTCCGGGGATGA
- the MAP3K6 gene encoding mitogen-activated protein kinase kinase kinase 6 isoform X7, which produces MEVPGTPPVAGSCWQDPLAVAGTTGRPVCRTRGRASGRRALSVVCVLGREPAACPALRSLRDACRDLRARLHTLPFGTLALGDTATLDRFYNADVAVVELSDSVCQPSLFYHLGVRESFNMSHNVLLCCQADLPPLQALQEDICQKNSGLCSSYTFIPYAVTPQNKVVCCSTGAMKCLTELFQPSFETDTFFTPLAARLVQLLEGIPTDSCGYFQETIRRDIRRARETYRGEQLSRELTRIQQRLDRVELLSLDIVVNLLLSYRDVQDYDAIVSLVETLQALPTCAVAEQHNVRFHYAFALSRRNRAGDREKALSVLLPVVERGERAAPDLLCLCGRIYKDMFIGSGLTDTQTRDQAFYWYSKAFEMEPSLHAGINAAVLLVAAGHQFETSVQLQQIGVKLSCLQGRKGSPGELRYYWDVGFCLGAGILANDLSKVIQASEKLYKLNAPGWYLVSVMETFLLYKHFQRSPQVPSAQQELADFWLGFLLKACQPFIAASRCPVLVLELNKVLQPAWLALPGGTEEHALSLALVCPTEEKAALSWTFAAAAIRGVSICKCDERGCFLYVMHAEEDFQLYFPSQQHCRWFCDQIQSLMAEQVASGEEVPSPTQPILEYSYEYSETGERVVLGRGTYGVVYAGRCLSNQVRIAIKEIPERDSRYSQPLHEEIALHKRLRHRNIVQYLGSISQGGFIKIFMEEVPGGSLSSLLRSKWGPLKDNEPTIIFYTRQILNGLSYLHDNHIVHRDIKGDNVLINTYSGVLKISDFGTSKRLAGISPSAETFTGTLQYMAPEIIDQGPWGYGKPADIWSLGCTIIEMATGKPPFYELGNPQAAMFKVGMFKMHPEVPESMSDKAKTFILRCFQADPATRATAAALLRDPFLAGTGRARSQPLPSVGGEPPRFGQQDEDVEGSDGSRGCSSARQNAPRCPGLGRLRPQPVLVLPGGQRGQVPPAEGQQAPGHAAPRPHRRGTRHHRCLGGEPEHGRREVGLGASRSAAELPAELHPVPQPAPAAPGPPGTADPAAGGGAEPPPPPGSSLRLPGSGEKGAAPASHQTPLDVCAG; this is translated from the exons ATGGAGGTGCCGGGGACGCCGCCGGTTGccgggagctgctggcaggacccGCTGGCAGTGGCGGGCACGACGGGCCGGCCGGTGTGCAGGACGCGGGGACGGGCGAGCGGGCGACGGGCGCTGAGCGTCGTCTGTGTGCTGGGCCGGGAGCCGGCCGCCTGCCCCGCGTTGCGCAGCCTGCGCGATGCGTGCCGTGACCTGCGGGCACGCCTGCACACCCTGCCCTTTGGCACCCTGGCGCTGGGCGACACCGCCACGCTGGACCGCTTCTACAACGCAG ACGTGGCCGTGGTGGAGCTGAGCGATTCCGTCTGCCAGCCCTCCCTCTTCTACCACCTGGGCGTCCGCGAGAGCTTCAACATGTCCCACAAtgtcctgctgtgctgccaggcCGACCTGCCCCCCCTCCAGGCCCTGCAG gAGGACATCTGCCAGAAGAACTCG gGCCTCTGCAGCAGCTACACCTTCATCCCCTATGCGGTGACCCCCCAGAACAAGGTCGTCTGCTGCAGCACCGGGGCCATGAAGTGCCTGACGGAGCTTTTCCAGCCCAGCTTTGAGACGGACACCTTCTTCACCCCGCTGGCAGCCCGGCTCGTCCAACTGCTGGAGGGGATCCCCACTGACTCCTG tggGTATTTCCAGGAGACGATCCGGCGGGATATCCGGAGGGCACGGGAAACGTACCGAGGGGAGCAGCTGAGCCGGGAGCTGACCCGCATCCAGCAGCGCCTGGACAGAGTggagctgctcagcctggaCATCGTGGTGAACCTCCTCCTCTCCTACCGCGACGTGCAG GATTACGATGCCATCGTGTCACTGGTGGAGACCCTCCAGGCACTGCCGACCTGCGCCGTGGCCGAGCAGCACAACGTCCGCTTCCACTACGCCTTCGCCCTCAGCCG GCGTAACCGTGCCGGGGACCGGGAGAAGGCCCTGTCGGTGCTGCTGCCCGTGGTGGAGCGCGGGGAGAGGGCTGCGCCCGACCTCCTCTGCTTGTGCGGCCGCATCTACAAGGACATGTTCATCGGCTCTGGCCTCACCGACACCCAGACGAGGGACCAGGCTTTCTACTG GTACAGCAAAGCCTTCGAGATGGAGCCGAGCCTCCATGCGGGCATCAACGCTGCCGTGCTCCTCGTGGCCGCCGGGCACCAGTTCGAAACCTCCGTGCAGCTGCAGCAAATCG GGGTGaagctgagctgcctgcagggtcGCAAGGGCAGCCCGGGGGAGCTGCGCTACTACTGGGACGTGGGCTTTTGCCTCGGAGCCGGCATCTTGGCCAACGACCTCAGCAAAGTCATCCAAGCCTCTGAGAAGCTCTACAAGCTCAACGCGCCGGGCTG GTACCTGGTCTCGGTCATGGAGACCTTCCTGCTCTACAAACACTTCCAGAGGAGCCCACAggtcccctctgctcagcaagaGCTGGCTGATTTTTGGCTGGGCTTCCTCCTCAAGGCGTGCCAGCCCTTCATCGCCGCGTCGCGCTGCCCG GTCCTGGTCCTGGAGCTCAACAAGGTCCTGCAGCCAGCTTGGTTGGCACTGCCCGGTGGCACGGAGGAGCACGCCCTGAGTCTCGCCCTCGTCTGCCCCACGGAGGAG AAAGCGGCATTGAGCTGGACCTTCGCAGCCGCGGCCATCCGGGGCGTCAG CATCTGCAAGTGCGACGAACGGGGCTGCTTCCTCTACGTGATGCACGCGGAGGAGGATTTCCAGCTCTActtcccctcccagcagcactgccGCTG GTTCTGCGACCAGATCCAGTCCCTCATGGCCGAGCAGGTGGCGAGCGGCGAGGAGGTgcccagccccacgcagcccaTCCTGGAG TACAGCTACGAGTACTCGGAGACGGGTGAGCGGGTGGTCCTGGGTAGGGGGACGTACGGGGTCGTCTACGCCGGGCGCTGCCTCAGCAACCAAGTGCGCATCGCTATCAAGGAGATCCCGGAGCGAGACAGCCG GTACTCGCAGCCCTTGCACGAGGAGATCGCCTTGCACAAGCGCCTGCGGCACAGGAACATCGTGCAGTACCTGGGCTCCATCAGCCAGGGCGGCTTCATCAAGATCTTCATGGAGGAGGTGCCGGGAG GGAGCCTCTCGTCCCTGCTGCGCTCCAAGTGGGGACCCCTCAAGGACAACGAACCCACCATCATCTTCTACACCCGCCAGATCCTCAACGGGCTCAGCTACCTCCACGACAACCACATCGTGCACCGCGACATCAAG GGAGACAACGTCCTCATCAACACATACAGCGGGGTGCTGAAGATCTCCGACTTCGGTACCTCCAAGCGGCTGGCGGGCATCAGCCCCAGCGCTGAGACCTTCACGG GCACCCTGCAGTACATGGCCCCAGAAATCATTGACCAGGGGCCGTGGGGCTATGGGAAGCCAGCGGATATCTGGTCCTTGGGCTGCACCATCATCGAGATGGCCACGGGCAAGCCCCCCTTCTACGAGCTGGGCAACCCCCAGGCTGCGATGTTCAAG GTGGGCATGTTCAAGATGCACCCGGAGGTGCCCGAGTCCATGTCGGACAAGGCCAAGACGTTCATCCTGCGCTGCTTCCAGGCCGACCCGGCCACACGGGCGACGGCCGCCGCGCTGCTGCGGGACCCCTTCCTTGCCGGCACCGGGAGGGCCCggagccagcccctgccctcgGTGGGGG GCGAGCCCCCCCGCTTTGGGCAGCAGGATGAGGATGTGGAGGGCAGCGATGGGAGCAGGGGATGTTCCTCAGCCAGGCAGAACGCCCCG CGCTGCCCAGGACTCGGCCGGCTCCGACCGCAGCCTGTGCTCGTCCTCCCTGGAGGACAGCGGGGACAGGTTCCTCCTGCGGAAGGACAGCAAGCGCCGGGCCACGCTGCACCGCGTCCTCACCGCCGAGGCACCCGCCATCATCGCTGCCTTGGAGGAgagccag AGCACGGCAGGCGTGAGGTTGGGCTCGGAGCATCTCgctcagctgctgagctgcctgcgGAGCTACATCCAGTGCCCCAACCAGCACCGGCTGCGCCAGGACCTCCTGGCACTGCAGACCCAGCTGCGGGCGGAGGGGCTGAGCCTCCCCCACCTCCAGGCTCCTCTCTTCGGCTTCCAGGCAGCG GTGAGAAGGGTGCTGCGCCGGCATCACATCAAACCCCACTGGATGTTTGCGCTGGATGA